A window of the Zeugodacus cucurbitae isolate PBARC_wt_2022May chromosome 4, idZeuCucr1.2, whole genome shotgun sequence genome harbors these coding sequences:
- the Cad96ca_2 gene encoding uncharacterized protein Cad96ca_2, protein MYNQNREYAIELIVAALLFTLFSISNGRNLFISQRNKSGIFGDEYELAQQKSIHMEIITVPDADIDSRDHQRLQPRSVKHRSLTLENGAEISISSTIKPYKNSSELSNEKKNSRDILSIDGGDISSIGATTYRPSRLSVSSNISAQERERRLMMVLAARRNALPRGSVRTRLGTTGRYVTSVPPSKAPSDVQSDCLKNCTKNFTRRTTASCMRKCSNFTRTSNDTIIIHQSSLTGSTTQTSDRDNNEILFTDESSHGLFIVAKGQNDTSNHIQDMMKTMKVRPINKDLSSVIVTSSSVEDDDIQPYLYFGEKLPPIKPGTLTITSVSEELPKLLEISANKLGPTTPLSVVSSSTLTAVERSRSRYKYRDRGYNNSRRSPTLVSTLTSMEAKRGPFPNTTSVESFIKENNEQKVDQKVFLQLTKIPSVSSSPLLITVSDENDEMTRPVQTTTELDKNVVSDSTTILYPTTFRAHLTTHINNTTMKTFLTNNPVPDESVLKINSMTSRKLSTVSSTVRPRIGVEAGIKKPNYQKVRVTQEISSHEKIEATTNTAISRVIVEEDIEKLRALGPSLTQEIKNDENIVIFLNQSSRDRLNEDIEITDKPSPILKTTLLELDHSYENPVTETPSVAVESSSSFLNEDIQPSLAGVIETTPIEKQTQLEQSNINRGDIKYTFVANDSEVSLDMRRVNIATMVLAGIGIIPLCALTLYLVRSYLFRRIVKNEEDFDVCIGDQQPISPVKQLDSKFQINSEKEDYDNEHRNVHTLHHNSTHNMPMTLTKVTSRGKNEDIRYDEQCSVTSEQEFDRSNIRLKSLLGEGNFGQVWKAEADNLSGHFGATRIVAVKTIRKYSHQSSLKEEAGIMRKLGSHQNVVTLLGVCLEIEPHMLIMEYAMRGRLLSLLRAARSAVNLLPASVPGGRSSTPLSPRTLGGFALDIACGMEYIAEKNIIHRDLAARNVLLDHNGVCKICDFGMSIDLDDECKQKDADRSSVNKIINSNTKNKLDFGSRFIIHHWNNNFNTCRISPKDSIEKKSHVNDHSHGHVHDSISRRPALPIRWMAPEALQYHIFTHETDVWAFGIVLWEISTLGSTPYANLSGREVIRRVPNGLRPELPKEARLEFYNLMTRCWHKDSHLRPSFSYARQEISRSLHKWVEDDSAESEYMDVSGFSEDLEHGMVYFNQRISEFECEI, encoded by the exons ATGTACAATCAGAATCGCGAATATGCAATTGAGTTGATAGTAGCAGCGCTTTTGTTCACATTATTTAGCATTAGCAATGGCAGAAACTTATTTATTTCTCAGCGAAATAAAAGCGGTATATTTGGTGATGAATATGAACTTGCACAACAAAAATCGATACATATGGAAATTATTACTGTTCCTGATGCTGACATCGATAGCAGGGATCATCAACGGTTACAACCGCGCAGTGTTAAACATAGATCTTTGACATTGGAAAACGGGGCAGAAATATCGATATCATCAACaataaaaccatataaaaatTCTAGTGAACTTAGCAACGAGAAAAAAAATTCGAGAGATATATTAAGCATTGATGGAG GGGACATTTCGAGTATCGGCGCAACAACATATAGACCATCACGACTGTCTGTTTCATCAAATATATCGGCACAAGAGAGGGAGCGTAGGTTGATGATGGTTCTGGCCGCCCGTCGAAATGCGTTACCTCGTGGAAGTGTCCGAACACGCCTTGGTACCACCGGACGATATGTAACCTCGGTGCCCCCATCTAAAGCTCCAAGTGATGTTCAATcggattgtttaaaaaattgtacaaagaaCTTTACGCGTCGGACAACTGCTAGTTGCATGCGAAAGTGCTCTAACTTTACCCGTACAAGTAATGACACAATTATCATTCACCAATCATCTCTAACCGGTTCAACTACGCAGACCTCTGATCGAGACAACAACGAAATACTCTTTACGGACGAATCTTCACACGGATTATTTATTGTTGCAAAGGGACAAAATGACACTTCAAATCATATACAAGATATGATGAAAACTATGAAAGTGCGGCCTATAAATAAGGATTTATCGTCCGTAATTGTAACCTCCAGTTCTGTTGAGGATGATGATATCCAACCATACTTATACTTCGGGGAAAAACTTCCACCTATTAAACCCGGCACATTGACTATTACTTCCGTTAGCGAAGAACTTCCAAAGCTTTTGGAGATTTCTGCTAATAAGTTAGGACCTACTACGCCTTTATCAGTCGTTTCCTCCTCAACATTAACGGCAGTTGAGCGGAGTCGATCACGATATAAATATAGAGATCGAGGATATAACAATTCCAGACGTTCCCCTACACTTGTCAGTACACTAACATCTATGGAAGCTAAAAGGGGACCTTTTCCAAACACCACATCTGTAGAATCTTTCATCAAGGAAAATAATGAACAGAAAGTGGATCAAAAAGTTTTCTtacaattaacaaaaatacCATCAGTTTCTTCTTCTCCATTATTAATAACAGTTTCGGATGAGAACGATGAAATGACTAGGCCAGTTCAAACTACCACAGAGCTCGATAAAAATGTTGTATCTGATTCCACGACTATTTTGTATCCTACAACGTTTCGCGCCCATTTAACCACACATATAAACAACACTACAATGAAAACATTTCTCACAAATAATCCGGTACCAGATGAATCAGTCTTAAAAATCAATTCCATGACATCTAGGAAATTATCAACAGTTTCATCTACTGTTCGACCGAGAATAGGTGTTGAAGCAGGcataaaaaaaccaaattatCAGAAAGTAAGAGTAACACAAGAAATAAGTAGTCACGAAAAAATAGAAGCAACTACAAATACTGCAATTTCAAGAGTTATTGTTGAAGAGGACATTGAAAAGCTTAGAGCTCTTGGGCCGAGTCTCacacaagaaataaaaaatgatgaaaatattgttatttttcttaatcAGTCGTCTCGAGATCGATTAAATGAGGATATTGAGATCACCGACAAACCAAGCCCGATATTAAAAACAACGTTGTTGGAATTAGATCACTCCTATGAGAATCCCGTCACCGAAACTCCTTCCGTGGCAGTAGAATCATCTTCCTCTTTTTTAAATGAAGATATTCAACCATCTCTTGCAGGTGTTATAGAAACCACACCAATAGAAAAACAGACTCAACTTGAGCAATCGAATATAAATAGAGGAGATATTAAGTATACTTTCGTCGCTAATGATAGCGAGGTTTCATTAGATATGCGTCGTGTTAATATTGCCACCATGGTACTGGCCGGAATTGGAATAATACCTCTTTGTGCTCTTACCCTTTATCTTGTGCGATCATATCTATTTCGCCGTATTGTTAAAAATGAGGAGGATTTTGATGTATGCATTGGTGACCAACAGCCTATTAGCCCTGTAAAGCAACTTGATTCAAAGTTCCAAATCAATAGTGAAAAGGAAGACTATGATAACGAACATCGCAACGTTCATACTCTACATCATAATTCTACCCATAATATGCCAATGACCCTTACTAAAGTTACTTCTCGGGGAAAAAATGAAGACATCCGTTATGATGAACAATGCTCAGTGACTAGTGAGCAAGAATTCGATCGTAGCAATATTCGCCTGAAGAGTCTACTAGGTGAAGGCAATTTTGGTCAAGTGTGGAAAGCTGAAGCAGATAATCTTAGCGGCCACTTTGGCGCTACCCGTATTGTTGCCGTTAAAACAATTCGGAAATACAGTCACCAGTCCAGTTTGAAAGAGGAAGCAGGTATTATGCGAAAATTGGGTTCGCATCAAAATGTTGTGACTCTGCTTGGCGTCTGCTTAGAAATTG AGCCACACATGCTAATTATGGAGTATGCGATGCGGGGCCGATTGTTGTCATTGCTGCGTGCAGCGCGCAGTGCTGTAAACCTTTTACCAGCGTCTGTGCCTGGTGGTCGCAGTTCGACACCACTGTCACCACGAACGCTAGGTGGCTTTGCATTGGACATTGCTTGTGGAATGGAATACATTgccgaaaaaaat ATTATACATCGTGATCTTGCCGCACGCAACGTTCTTCTTGATCATAATGGTGTTTGCAAAATTTGTGATTTCGGAATGTCAATTGATTTGGACGACGAATGTAAGCAGAAAGATGCGGACCGAAGCagtgttaataaaattataaatagtaaTACTAAGAATAAATTAGATTTCGGCAGTCGCTTCATAATACACCATTGGAACAATAACTTCAATACATGCCGAATCTCACCGAAAGATTCTATTGAAAAAAAGTCCCATGTTAATGATCATAGTCATGGACATGTTCATGACTCAATAAGTCGTAGGCCTGCATTGCCGATACGTTGGATGGCCCCAGAAGCAttgcaatatcatatttttacgCATGAGACTGATGTATGGGCCTTTGGTATAGTGCTGTGGGAAATTTCTACTTTGG GTTCTACGCCATATGCCAATCTATCAGGTCGCGAAGTTATACGACGAGTTCCAAATGGCCTTAGGCCCGAGCTACCAAAGGAGGCGCGActtgaattttataacttaatgaCTCGTTGTTGGCATAAGGATTCTCATTTAAGACCTTCATTCTCTTACGCGAGACAAGAAATATCTCGTTCTCTCCACAAATGGGTTGAGGACGACTCAGCCGAATCGGAATATATGGATGTTAGTGGATTTAGTGAAGATCTAGAACATGGCATGGTTTATTTCAATCAACGAATATCCGAGTTTGAATGCGAAATATGA